The following are from one region of the Lytechinus variegatus isolate NC3 chromosome 4, Lvar_3.0, whole genome shotgun sequence genome:
- the LOC121412399 gene encoding LOW QUALITY PROTEIN: uncharacterized protein LOC121412399 (The sequence of the model RefSeq protein was modified relative to this genomic sequence to represent the inferred CDS: inserted 1 base in 1 codon; substituted 1 base at 1 genomic stop codon), which yields MYSYISKLLKFPATTDHLSRPEFIQPNEPKRVKTANSQFECMLYREKWHAIKASKAFFRDSTSVASLMLSTATKVNPGVPVACDDEFAFLVDTSSLEFDQDLTCDETGKYKKPSYSRCELAVDGEHNIFWLKMGPKTGTERYTLLRRYYPHRDTPGFFRTIYELQRDGVQKCPVVLIRYEWRGQKTALRMTAHGHCRQNDSPFIRSKKALIEELKKPSCQSAQDKLNEKFKMQGGSVGVDAFSSLPRDRQQVYRHGTGGKKKTDFNKLIEKNASGEFVRSVEFVNDKSNMSKGLYPRXVVYXKQIEDMKRNCAAGSIISFDGTFDLGQMYVTVASYRHQDFLNKRNAKNVLMPGPVLLHARRDTETYQYFGHQISKALGNEHVPFFGTDGESAMYKGLKSSPSFSNSKHLLCMIHHKRNVQSKLEKLGVHKNTAKILRSIYGEEVHEARYEGLVDSSSDKEYEEALLNWSTKWDQMETEETGRPPAFANWFKQYKSQEVKECMLKPLRQQAGMGDPPRQYSTNDCECMNSMLSKWIGGKKSWNDLVDSLEDFVKSKYTELEMSIIGLGERRPAKKCLERTPLEWSSMKSEENIVLLERANLSVPEQSAKELSISPEESGIGGFTQYELQAVWSKAGTIIDCSHSIVDFPSTSSQSICFDGKDHFKVSWHNDLYVCDRQCRSFILHNRLFCEHTLAVAEQKEKLAAFLCRVNTKKRASSVNLANDVLQKQCSDSGKKRVQIRKEVAMTKCPNLSRQLSPNPVKNSLSALLVKWVSSNAAMDASRSLDRR from the exons ATGTATAGCTATATCTCTAAATTATTGAAGTTTCCAGCTACCACAGATCACTT GTCTCGGCCAGAGTTCATTCAGCCGAATGAACCGAAGCGCGTGAAGACAGCCAACAGCCAGTTTGAATGTATGCTCTACCGGGAGAAATGGCATGCCATCAAAGCCAGCAAAGCTTTCTTCAGGGATAGCACAAGTGTAGCTTCACTGATGCTATCCACAGCTACCAAGGTAAACCCTGGTGTTCCAGTAGCATGTGACGATGAATTCGCCTTTCTTGTGGATACTTCCAGTCTTGAATTTGACCAGGACCTTACATGCGACGAGACCGGCAAATACAAAAAACCCAGTTATTCCCGATGTGAGTTGGCCGTGGATGGTGAACACAACATATTTTGGTTAAAAATGGGTCCCAAGACTGGTACTGAAAGATACACACTTCTCCGGAGGTATTATCCCCACCGTGATACCCCTGGatttttcaggacaatataTGAGCTACAAAGGGATGGAGTGCAGAAATGTCCAGTCGTCTTAATACGATATGAGTGGAGAGGACAGAAGACAGCATTAAGAATGACGGCTCATGGTCACTGCAGACAGAATGATAGCCCCTTCATCCGATCAAAGAAGGCCTTGATTGAAGAACTGAAGAAGCCATCATGTCAGTCAGCACAGGACAAGCTGAACGAGAAGTTCAAAATGCAGGGTGGTAGTGTGGGAGTAGATGCATTTTCGTCATTGCCTCGTGACAGGCAGCAGGTCTACCGGCACGGTACAGGAGGGAAGAAGAAAACTGATTTCAACAAACTAATTGAGAAGAATGCATCTGGAGAATTTGTAAGGAGTGTTGAATTCGTCAATGATAAGTCAAACATGTCCAAAGGCCTTTATCCTAGATGAGTCGTTT ACAAACAAATCGAAGACATGAAGAGAAATTGTGCAGCAGGCAGTATCATTTCGTTTGATGGTACATTTGACCTGGGGCAAATGTATGTCACTGTTGCGTCATACAGACATCAAGATTTTCTGAATAAACGGAATGCAAAAAATGTACTCATGCCAGGCCCAGTATTGTTGCATGCAAGAAGAGATACTGAAACGTATCAGTACTTTGGACACCAGATTTCCAAAGCTCTGGGAAATGAACATGTACCCTTTTTCGGGACAGATGGGGAGAGTGCAATGTACAAGGGTCTGAAAAGCTCACCAAGCTTTTCCAATTCCAAACATCTTCTCTGCATGATCCATCACAAAAGAAACGTGCAAAGCAAGCTTGAGAAACTTGGAGTGCACAAGAACACTGCAAAAATTCTCAGATCGATCTATGGGGAAGAAGTCCATGAAGCACGTTACGAGGGACTTGTAGACAGCAGTAGTGACAAGGAGTATGAAGAGGCTCTTCTCAATTGGTCTACCAAATGGGACCAAATGGAAACAGAAGAGACAGGAAGGCCTCCTGCATTTGCGAATTGGTTCAAGCAATACAAATCCCAAGAAGTGAAAGAATGCATGTTGAAACCATTAAGGCAGCAAGCAGGAATGGGAGACCCACCGCGCCAGTATAGTACGAATGATTGTGAGTGTATGAATTCTATGCTGTCCAAGTGGATTGGTGGCAAGAAGTCATGGAACGATCTTGTCGATAGCCTTGAGGACTTTGTCAAGTCAAAGTACACAGAACTGGAAATGTCAATCATAGGCTTAGGTGAGAGACGACCAGCCAAGAAGTGTCTTGAAAGAACACCATTAGAATGGTCTAGTATGAAGTCAGAGGAAAATATAGTACTACTAGAGAGAGCGAATCTTAGTGTACCAGAACAGTCAGCTAAGGAGCTTTCAATATCTCCAGAAGAAAGTGGAATCGGAGGATTTACTCAGTATGAATTGCAAGCTGTCTGGAGCAAGGCTGGTACGATCATTGATTGTAGTCATAGCATCGTTGACTTTCCATCTACCAGTTCTCAATCCATTTGCTTTGATGGAAAGGATCACTTCAAAGTGTCATGGCACAATGACTTGTATGTTTGTGACAGGCAATGCAGATCATTCATTCTACACAATCGTCTGTTTTGCGAACATACCTTAGCAGTTGCTGAACAAAAGGAAAAATTGGCAGCCTTCCTCTGCAGAGTCAATACTAAAAAGAGAGCATCATCTGTTAATCTAGCCAATGACGTTCTCCAGAAACAATGTTCTGACAGTGGTAAAAAAAGAGTGCAAATAAGAAAAGAGGTGGCAATGACAAAGTGTCCCAACCTGTCACGACAGTTATCCCCAAACCCAGTCAAGAACAGCCTTTCTGCATTGCTCGTAAAGTGGGTGTCATCAAACGCTGCTATGGATGCAAGCAGGAGTTTGGACAGAAGATGA